Proteins encoded together in one Actinomycetota bacterium window:
- a CDS encoding ABC transporter substrate-binding protein translates to MPKHIVSLSPTGTEMLFAIGAGDQVTAVDSYSYYPAEAPVTELSAFQPDVEAVVSYGPDLVVVSHDPDGFVAGMEAVGVTVLMLPAAETLDDTYTQIEQLGAATGHVGEAALLVADMQTEIDEIVSGVPEFDEPPTYFHELSSSLYSASSGTFIGQVYGLLGLENIADAAEGGGLYPQLSAEYIIEQDPDFIFLADAACCGESAETVAARPGWGEMSAVTGGRVVELDTDVASRWGPRIVEFLKTVAGAVSKASVPTG, encoded by the coding sequence ATGCCGAAGCACATCGTGTCACTGTCGCCAACGGGCACGGAGATGCTCTTCGCGATCGGTGCAGGTGACCAGGTGACGGCGGTCGACAGCTATTCGTACTATCCGGCGGAAGCGCCGGTCACCGAACTGTCGGCGTTTCAACCGGACGTCGAGGCGGTGGTGTCCTACGGACCCGATCTGGTCGTCGTATCTCACGATCCGGATGGATTCGTAGCTGGCATGGAGGCTGTGGGCGTGACGGTGCTCATGCTGCCTGCTGCAGAGACACTGGATGACACGTACACCCAGATCGAGCAGCTGGGGGCGGCCACAGGGCATGTGGGCGAGGCGGCGCTCTTGGTGGCAGATATGCAGACAGAGATCGACGAGATCGTCTCCGGTGTACCCGAGTTCGACGAGCCGCCGACCTATTTCCACGAGCTGAGTTCGTCGCTGTATTCGGCGTCGTCGGGAACCTTCATCGGTCAGGTATACGGCCTGTTGGGATTGGAGAACATTGCCGACGCGGCAGAAGGAGGGGGCCTCTATCCGCAACTGTCGGCGGAGTACATCATCGAGCAGGATCCGGACTTCATCTTCCTGGCCGATGCCGCCTGTTGTGGCGAATCGGCAGAGACGGTGGCGGCTCGGCCGGGATGGGGAGAGATGTCGGCGGTGACCGGAGGAAGAGTGGTGGAACTCGACACGGACGTGGCATCGCGGTGGGGACCGCGCATCGTCGAGTTCCTCAAGACGGTCGCCGGAGCGGTGAGTAAGGCATCGGTGCCGACCGGGTGA